Proteins found in one Miscanthus floridulus cultivar M001 chromosome 4, ASM1932011v1, whole genome shotgun sequence genomic segment:
- the LOC136548123 gene encoding uncharacterized protein, which produces MENNGRLLPNDALVEEVPALKPLPLCGRSKFVVSTARREILGGALHRTELPPTLQGFFYGDGIHDEEDYLPCKNYGRFARLPGTTTSVDPSLSFLSKALPGNRHIFLVDACNGLLLLGHMPDSYFWPEFVVCNPATQQWVAVPSCVDWVDMDDDGDLRNDPRMFTLQTHISLLFDPAVSSHFQVLVFWNWHLIDDDQGTTTVHAYSSETGVWRNSESDSSPEERRGPLEVWRRQITFDNFILQGSPGAFVNGMLYLNLAWCKMILQVDTEGKTRGMFPAPPVQADAGNKVLFVGRSQGLLHCILEGPRQLPGQRLNRRYRKKWRSHELSIWVLGDMDRLEWVSKHKVSRRQLFGSRTRMHVYRLVTMHPDCNMVFFHLRRGDDHPMISYDFDRREVQVVETYKHHPTYKIIPFAPYLSELFLGVLGAHK; this is translated from the coding sequence ATGGAGAACAACGGCCGGCTCCTCCCCAACGACGCTCTCGTGGAGGAGGTCCCCGCCTTGAAGCCCCTGCCCCTGTGTGGCCGCTCCAAGTTCGTCGTCTCCACAGCCCGGCGCGAGATCCTTGGCGGCGCCCTCCACCGCACGGAGCTGCCCCCGACCCTACAGGGTTTCTTCTACGGCGACGGCATCCACGACGAGGAAGACTACCTGCCTTGCAAGAACTACGGGCGGTTCGCCAGGCTACCTGGGACGACGACGTCCGTCGACCCTTCCTTGTCGTTCCTGAGCAAGGCGCTGCCCGGGAACCGGCACATCTTCCTCGTGGACGCCTGCAacggcctcctcctcctgggcCACATGCCTGACAGTTACTTCTGGCCGGAGTTCGTCGTGTGTAACCCAGCAACGCAGCAGTGGGTGGCTGTGCCCAGCTGCGTCGACTGGGTCGACATGGACGACGACGGCGATCTCCGCAATGACCCGAGGATGTTCACCTTGCAGACCCACATCTCCCTGCTCTTCGATCCGGCcgtctcctcccatttccaggtGCTCGTCTTCTGGAACTGGCACCTCATCGACGACGACCAGGGGACGACGACGGTGCACGCCTACTCGTCGGAGACTGGGGTGTGGAGGAACAGCGAGAGTGACTCGAgcccagaagaaaggcgaggGCCATTGGAGGTGTGGCGCCGTCAGATCACCTTCGACAATTTCATCCTTCAAGGATCCCCCGGCGCCTTCGTCAACGGCATGCTGTACCTGAACCTAGCGTGGTGCAAAATGATACTCCAGGTGGACACGGAAGGGAAGACACGAGGCATGTTCCCTGCGCCGCCGGTTCAGGCGGACGCCGGCAACAAGGTGCTCTTTGTCGGACGGTCGCAAGGGCTCCTGCACTGCATCCTCGAAGGTCCTCGACAGCTCCCAGGTCAGCGATTGAATCGTCGTTATCGCAAGAAATGGAGGAGTCATGAACTGTCAATCTGGGTTCTTGGGGACATGGATAGGCTAGAATGGGTGTCCAAGCACAAGGTGAGCCGTCGGCAGCTGTTTGGGAGCAGGACCAGGATGCATGTCTACCGTTTGGTCACCATGCATCCAGATTGCAACATGGTTTTCTTTCATCTGCGGCGCGGGGATGATCATCCAATGATATCATATGACTTCGACCGTCGGGAAGTTCAAGTTGTGGAGACATATAAACATCACCCTACATATAAGATTATTCCTTTTGCTCCATACTTGTCTGAGTTATTTCTCGGAGTCCTTGGTGCTCACAAATGA